The nucleotide sequence GTATGGATACCAGTGACCTCGTGCACTCCTCTCCCGGGGACTATTCTCATACCCAGGATTATTTACAAGAGCTTCACCATCTGACCCTTGAACTAAACTCTGCAGATCACTGTGCAGATGGACAGAGGAGGGGCGCTTTTGGCGTGCTCGGCCCCCTCGAAAACAACTTAGCATGGACCTTGAAGGGCTGGAGTTGCTCAGGTTCCCAAAAGTTTCTGACATACTTGATGGCTGAGAAGCTACTTGGGAAAAGGAGTATGCATGCTGTAACACAGAGCCATAGGAGCCTACATTCACTGCCACGACTTGTTCACCATCTACCATCTCAGTGTGGTAGCCATCATCACCCAAGGAAGAACTGTCTGAACAGCTGGGTCGGTCTGATTTCTCCATTTTCACTTTCACCTCTGTGATCTGGCTCTCTCTCACGATCAAGTCCCCTTGTTCATGATCACCCTCTATCTGAATCTCATACTCGGAGACACTCCCACTGCTTCCTCGATCTGAGTGGCCTTCTTCTTGTAATCGGCCACGCAGGGATTTGCTTGGAGTTGCCTCCATCCGTAGATCATTTCCAGCTGTGGGCTGACGCACCTGAGAGCAATATGGAGGCGAGATCTCTACTGGGTTGGCAAAGAAGCTGCTCTCTTTAACTCCGTTGCGATTTTCTGAGTTTTCATCAGCACCAATGGTAACAGAGTCGACCTCCCCGATGCTGATTTTTGAGTGGATGCTCTCCAGGATCTGTGTGCACTTATCGATGACACATTGCATCTGAAGAAAGCTAGCAGCAGTGAGGAAACTGACAACATCCTTCAACTGTAAGGACATTCTTCCAGTGTAACAGAATGAGAGCAACTGTTCAAAGACATTAGGATTTTTAATCACGGAGATGGATAAGCCACTCATGGTACTTAATGCTGAATGGTCACGAAAATAGGGAGAGCTGGCAGCAAGGACAGCTTTGTGGGCTCGGAATGGCTGGCCCTGAATATGCACAATGATGTCACACAGTTTCCCTTGAAGGCGGAGTTCATTTAACTGGCTCAGAACTGTGTTGCTGTACTCGGGCACATCAAACTGAATAAAACTGCTGCTGTCCATTTCTACTGACATGAAGCGTAatctggaaagagaaagaatagagggacaaagagacagagaaaaggtgaaaaagagagagagagaaaggggagttCATAATCCATTTACATTCTATATCATGTGATAAAAGTGGCATAGGTATAAGTTTATGAGTGTGTGATGTGTAACTGCTAAACTTCTCATATCAGCCATATCTGAACATTCTTCTACTGATCATAGGATCatgagatttagagctagaagagaatcaCGGGAGActcagatttagaactggaagtgactttatttaaatttttttaaatgttgaactTAAGACACCAAAAAacgagcatttccatatatatagaACATAAACTGTATATCTGATACTGCTTGCTTttaatatatgagtatatatctatctataaaataaattccacacattactttcaaaactgtctgGTTTACCTGTACTTCCCTCTTTGTTTCCTTCtgcatattttaaagtatttcaatGGTCTGCTTTTTTGTGACATCACTATTGCTAACCTTCCCTATGTCCTGCTGAAACCCAACTGAaaaccaagagaagaaaaaacaaacatgtaACAGATAAGTGTGGTCAAATCAAAACAAACCTACACAGTGGTCacgtccaaaaatgtatgtctctgtCCGAACCTTAAATCCATTATTTCTGTCAGAAGGTAGGTAACATGCTATATCTTAAGTTCTCTGGAGGGATAGCATTGTACTGATCAtagttcttaagtctttaaaGATGTTTTTCTATACAGTATTGTTCTTATTGCATAAactgttttcctggctctgtatACTTCATACTATAGTATGAGCTCATACTAAacaggattctctgaaatcatctttttttgtcacttcttctggcacaataatattccatcactcaAAAACCACTTTTCAGCAGCAATTCCTTAATTAATGAATACATCGTTCTCCTttgattctaattctttgctttccttttttccctttcaatctCCCTTTCCAGATCAGGAACTTTGTTTTGAATCCAACTATTCTCTCCCCAGTATTACACTCCCTCAACTCTCCATCTTTTTTCTGTTgaatttgatatatatataacacCAAACTGTGCTGTGTGATCATCCTTTGTCCATTTCAGGTTAAGTATGAGATTAATTTCATATCTACTCCATCCATGTTCATAGATGCTTCTTCTTAAGCACCCTAActatgagaaaaaggaaattctatCCACCTCTCTCTTCTGTCTATATTAGtgtaattctttctctctcccttctctgtcccTGTTCAAATCTTCAAAACAGTcagcaaataaacatttattaaatgtttccatgtgccaggcactgtgctaagtgctggagatacaaagaggcaaaagacagtacttgacttcaaggaattcacaatctaatgggggaagagggACCACGGAAACAAGCAATTAAGCATTTACAAACAAGCTGTCAAGTAAATGCCTTGAGTAAAGAGATGGAGCATTCTGTGCCAGGAATAGCAAGGAGGGTCTATATCACTGCATCAAAGAATATGTGGCAAGAAATAATGTGttggttataaaggactttgcatGCCAGAAAGAGGATTTTGAATTTAATCCTAGAAGTGACAGGGAGCCACAGGAATTTATTTAATAGGGGAGTAAATGGTCAGACCTACACTTTAGAAAGGAACCTTGGTGGCTGAATGAAAGATggattagagtagggagagacttgaggcaggcagaccccaCTAAGAAGCTATTGCAATGGTACAGGTATAAGGAGAGGAGAGCCCACATCCAAGTGATGGCAGtataagaagagaggaaagggttgTAATTGAGGAGTATTGCAAAGGTGAAACt is from Gracilinanus agilis isolate LMUSP501 chromosome 2, AgileGrace, whole genome shotgun sequence and encodes:
- the ZBTB34 gene encoding zinc finger and BTB domain-containing protein 34, with protein sequence MSVEMDSSSFIQFDVPEYSNTVLSQLNELRLQGKLCDIIVHIQGQPFRAHKAVLAASSPYFRDHSALSTMSGLSISVIKNPNVFEQLLSFCYTGRMSLQLKDVVSFLTAASFLQMQCVIDKCTQILESIHSKISIGEVDSVTIGADENSENRNGVKESSFFANPVEISPPYCSQVRQPTAGNDLRMEATPSKSLRGRLQEEGHSDRGSSGSVSEYEIQIEGDHEQGDLIVRESQITEVKVKMEKSDRPSCSDSSSLGDDGYHTEMVDGEQVVAVNVGSYGSVLQHAYSFSQVASQPSSMSETFGNLSNSSPSRSMLSCFRGGRARQKRPSSVHLHSDLQSLVQGSDGEALVNNPGYENSPRERSARGHWYPYNERLICIYCGKSFNQKGSLDRHMRLHMGITPFVCKFCGKKYTRKDQLEYHIRGHTDDKPFRCEICGKCFPFQGTLNQHLRKNHPGVAEVRSRIESPERTDAYAEQKIENDASNSEAGLDSSMEIHTVSNAPD